In Amycolatopsis sp. FBCC-B4732, the genomic stretch CGCCGAGCGCGGCGGCCAGCGCGAGGATCCCGATCAGGGTCGCGACCGGCAGCGGAAGCCGGCGCGTCTCCGGGGGCGCGTCCTGCAGAGTGCTCACGCCTCCATCTTCGGAGCAGAAGCGTGAAGAGGCTGCTCGGAAGCGCTTACGGACGTGTTACGGCTCAGGCCAGCGCGCGCCGCAGGCGGTCCTCTTCGACGCGCCAGTAGCCGTGCTCGGCGCCGTCGACCAGGATCACCGGGACGCGGTCGCCGTACTCCGCGCGCCACTCCGGGTCCGTGTCGACGTCCTCGGCCCGCCAGCCGACGCCGAGCTCTCCGCAGATCCGCGCGACCTCGGCCTCCGCGACCTCGCAGAGGTGGCAGCCCTCGCGGCCCATGACCGTCACTTCGTGCGCCATGGCGTCTTTCTTACCGCAGCCGCAGGCGGCGCAGCTTCCCGGTGGCCGAGTGCGGCAGCGACTCGGCGAACTCGACCAGGTGCGGCACCTTGTACCCGGCCAGGTGGCCCGCGCAGTGGTCGACGACCTGCTGCTCGGACAGCGCCGCGCCGGCCGCTGGCACCACGAACGCCTTCACCGCTTCGCCGCTGCGCTCGTCGACGACCCCGACGACCGCGGCCTCGGCCACCTCCGGCAGCTGCCCGATGACCTCCTCGACCTCGCGCGGGAAGACGTTGAAGCCGTTGACGATGATCAGGTCGTTGGCCCGGTCGACCAGGTGCAGGTCGCCGTCGACGTCGAGGTAGCCGACATCACCGGTGCGGAACCAGCCCTCGGCGTCGGGCCCGTGCTCGCCGTCGGGCCAGTAGCCGGAGAAGAGGTTCGCGCCGCGGATCGACACCAGCCCGGTCTCGCCCTCGGCCTCGAAGACGTCGTCGACGTCATCCGGGTCGAGCGGCACGGCCTGGTCGGTGCCGTCGCTGTCGACCAGCCGCAGCTCGATCCCGGGCAGCGGCCGCCCGACGGAGCCCGGCTTCGGGTAGCCCGTGACCAGCGTCGACGTCACCACCGGCGCGCATTCGGTGAGGCCGTAGCCCTCGAAGACGTCGAGGCCGGTCGCCTCGCGGATCGCGCCCAGCACCTTCGGGTGCAGCGGTGCGGCGCCCGAGGTCATCCGCCGGACGGTGGCCAGGCCCTGGCGCAGTTCGTCGGCGCCGAGCGCGGCGAACTCGGCGTACATGGTCGGGACACCGGTGATCGTGGTGACGCCGAGTTCGGCGCAGTCGGCCAGGGTGCGCTGCGCCTCGAAGCGCTCCGACAGGACGGCGGTCGCGCCGACGGCGACGGCCTGCAGCAGGCCGGGCCCGAGGCCGTAGACGTGGAAGAGCGGGATGGTGAGCAGCACGCGGTCGTCGTGCTCCAGGACGCCTTCGACGCCGCTGATCTGCTCCAGGTTCGCCAGCAGCGCGCGGTGCGAGAGCATCACGCCGCGCGGCGGCCCGGTGGTGCCCGAGGTGTAGGAAACGACCGCGATGTCCTCACCGGCCCGGCCGGCATCGACGAATTCGACTACTCCATCCGGGCCACCCGGCGGCGTGAGCCCGCTCACCCCGGCCGGCAATTCCGCTTCGGCGTCGCGCTGGATGACAACCTTGGCACCGCTGTGCTCGATCAGCTTCCCGAGTTCCGGGCCGGGCACCTGCGGCGACAGCGGCACGACGACCGCGCCCGCGCGCAGCGCGCCGAAGAACGCGACCGCGAAGTCGGCCGACGTCGGCAGCCGCAGCGCGACCGGGTCGCCGGGCTCGACCCCCGCGTCCGCGAGCACCTGGGCCTGGACCTGGGCGGCGGCTTCGAGCTGCCGGTGGGTCAGGACGCGGCCGGTTCCGGTTTCGCGCACGGCCGGGTGGTCCGGCCACGTGGCCGCGGCCCGCGAGAGCAGCCCACCGACACCCGACGTCGTCCCCTCTGGAGCACTCACCCGCGGCCCGCCTTTCTCCGATCCCGGCCAAAGCGTTGCAAGTCTGTCATTCGGAGCGACGTCATGGGTGCTGACCGCGAGCGTCGCTTCTACGCAACCCCGGAGCCACTACCTACTTCGCGGTAACTACACGTATGCTGCACTGCGTCGCGGGGTGGTGTTGATCACCGCCGCGACCGGAGAGAGGGAGTCGCCGTGACGAACTTGCTTGCCCACGAAGTCGTGGGGCACGCGAGCCGGCAGGCCCCTGCTCGTCCGGGTTCCGGGGGTACCGTGGCTCGCAGGGCCAGCTTCGCCGCCGGAGGTGCCGCCCGATGACCGTGCCGACCGCCGTGAGCCGCGGGCCCGTCTTCATGTTCGCCGAGCGCGTGTTCGGCCGATCCTCGACGGTGCCGGTGAGCAGGCAGGCGTCCGACGACGAACGCGCCGAGGCCGCGAAGGCCGAGGCGTGGGAGCTCGTGCGCGCCGCGCAGGACGGCGACACGTCCGCCTTCGGCCGCCTCTACGACCGCTACGTCGACGTCGTCTACCGGTACGTGCTGTTCCGGCTCGGCGACCGCGACCTGGCCGAAGACGTCACCAGCGAGACGTTCCTGCGCGCGCTGCGCCGGATCACGTCGGTGAGCTACCAGGGGCGTGACGTCGGCGCCTGGTTCGTCACCATCGCCCGCAACCTCGTGCTCGACCACGTGAAGTCGAGCCGGTTCAAGCTCGAGGTCGTCACCGACGAGGTGACCGAGCCCGGCTCGGCGCCGTTCAGCGTCGGCGCGACCGCGCAGGCGGGCCCCGAGCAGGAGGCCATCACCCGCGCGACCCGCGCCGAGCTGCTGCGCTGCGTCGCGGAACTGGGCGACGACCAGCGGGAATGCATCATCCTGCGGTTCCTGCAGGGCCTGTCGGTGGCGGAGACGGCCGCGATCATGAACCGCAACGAGGGTGCGATCAAGGCGCTCCAGCACCGGGCGGTACGCCGATTGGCACAACTTCTGCCCACCGGATTGCGCTGATCCCGCGAACTTTCCGGTCCGTCGACCGGAACCGGTAACCCCGGCACCTTCTTAATCGTTACTCCTGCCAGACCGGTGTCAGGACCGGCCATGGCCCGGATGGAGCTGCGCAGTGAGGTTTGCGCGTGAGCGAGCCGAGATCGACCGGTTCGCGCGTGCCCTGGAGCCGTCCCCGGTACGCCGGGACGGCGAGTTCGCCGACGAACTGGTTCTCGTCGGCGCGCTGCGCGACCTCGGTGCGGCCGGGGCGCCCGACCTGGAAACCCGGCAGCGGATCCGCGCGGAGATCGCGGGCCGCCTGGAGACGGCGGCGGCCACCCCGCGTCGGAGGTGGCGGCCGCGGACCGCCGACCTGGTGGCCGCCGCGCTCTTCCTGGTCCTGGTCCTCTCGGGCCTGACGCTGGTGCTGTCCCGGAGCGCGTTGCCCGGTGACGCGCTGTACAGCGTGAAGCGCGCCGGGGAGTCGACGGCGCTGGGCCTGACGTTCGGCGACCAGGCCAAGGCGCAGAAGCACCTGGAGTTCGCCACCAACCGGATCACCGAGCTCGGCGAGCTGGCCAGGGAAGACGCGAGCCAGGCCGACTACCGGACCGCCTACGACGACTTCGCCGCCGACCTGAAGGCGGGCGTCGCCCAGCTGGCCACGGTGGCCACCAGCGACGGCGGCGGGGCGCAGGCACTCGCCGACGTCCGGCTGTGGGCGCGCAACCAGGCGGCGCGGCTGACCTCGCAGCCGCTCCCGGCCGACGCGACGCCGGTGTTCGGCGACGTCCGCGACCTGCTGGGCAAGGTCCAGGAGCGCACGAGCGGGCTGGTGGCGCGGCTGAACTGCTACGAGATCACCACCGGCACGTCCGACGAGCTGGGGCTGCTCCCGGCGACCGGCGAGTGCACGGCCCGGCCGGCCCCGGCCGCGGGCGAGCAGCCGTCGTCCGGGCCGTCGTCGTCGGTGCCGGGCGAAAGCACCGCACCGCTCGCGACGGGCACGCAGCTGCCGCCTTCGGACGCGGCGGCCACCCCGGGCATCCCGGCCCCGACCGGCGGCGTGACGCCCCCGCCGGTGTACAGCGGCCCGACGACGAGCACGCGGCCGCCGTCGACCACCCCGGCGACGTCGACGCCGCCGCTGGTTTCGATCCCGCCGTTGCTGCCGGGCCTGCCGCCGATCGTGATCGGCTGAGGTCCGGGCCACACCTGCGACGGGGCGGTGGGCGGATCGCTACGCTGTGCGAAGGACCCGGACGTGGGCAGACGTGACGTGGAGGCGGTGTGCGTGTCAGCGTGGCGTGGCAGGGATAAGAGTCAGGAGCTGGAACGGCTCGCCGCGCTCGCGGGCGAGGCGTCGGCCGAGGCCGCCCACGCCCGAGTGGTTTCCGAACCCCCCTCGCCGCCCGCACCGCCGGACCTGACCGCGGCGGCGTTCTTCGACGTGGACAACACGATGATGATGGGCGCGTCGATCTTCTACTTCGCCCGCGGGCTCGCCGCGCGCAAGTTCTTCACCTCAGCCGACCTGGCCGGGTTCGTCTGGGGCCAGATCAAGTTCCGGCTCGGCGGCCGCGAGAACAAGGAAGACATCAAGACCCACCGCGAGCGCGCACTGTCCTTTGTGGCCGGCCGCACGGTGGCGGAGCTGACGTCGATCAGCGAAGAGATCTACGACGAGCTGATGGCGGACAAGATCTGGTCCGGCACCCGCGCGCTGGCCCAGATGCACCTGGACGCCGGCCAGCGCGTCTGGCTGGTCACGGCGACCCCGATCGAGCTGGCGGCGATCATCTCCCGCCGGCTCGGCCTCACCGGCGCGCTGGGCACGGTCGCGGAGACGCGTGACGGTGTCTACACGGGACGCTTGGTGGGCGACCTGCTGCACGGCCGCGCGAAGGCGCACGCGGTGCGGGCGCTGGCGTCCCGCGAGGGCCTGAACCTCAAGCGCTGCACGGCGTATTCGGACTCGGCCAACGACATCCCGATGCTGTCGGCGGTGGGCACGGCGGTGGCGGTCAACCCGGACGGCGGCCTGCGCGACGTGGCCCGCGCCCGCGGCTGGGAGATCCGCGACTTCCGCACCGGCCGCAAGGCGGCGAAGATCGGCGTGCCGTCAGTGCTGGGCGCGGGAGCTTTGGCGGGTGCGGTGGCGGCGGGCATGGCCTACCGCCGCCGCTGATCCCGGTGCAAGGTCCTCAGCCGCGGAAGACCGACTTCCGCTGGGAAAGGCGCTGGTACAGCGTCTGCTGGATCGACTCGCGGACCTGGTCGGTCAGCTGGAACACCAGCATCGGGTCCTCCACCGCCTCCGGCTCGAACTCGTCGGTGCGGATCGGCTCGCCGAACTCGATGCTCCACTTCGTCGGCAGCGGGAGGGCGCCCAGCAGGCCGAAGTGCGGGAAGAGCGGCGTCACCGGGAAGTACGGCAGCCCGAACATCCGCGCGAGGATCTTGATGTCGCCCAGCTTCGGGTAGATCTCCTCGGCGCCGATCACCGACACCGGGATGATCGGCACGCCGGCGCGCAGCGCGGCCGACACGAAACCGCCGCGGCCGAAGCGCTGCAGCTTGTAGCGGGACGAGAACGGCTTGCCGATGCCCTTGAAGCCCTCCGGCCACACCCCGACCAGCTCGCCCTTG encodes the following:
- a CDS encoding HAD family phosphatase; translation: MEAVCVSAWRGRDKSQELERLAALAGEASAEAAHARVVSEPPSPPAPPDLTAAAFFDVDNTMMMGASIFYFARGLAARKFFTSADLAGFVWGQIKFRLGGRENKEDIKTHRERALSFVAGRTVAELTSISEEIYDELMADKIWSGTRALAQMHLDAGQRVWLVTATPIELAAIISRRLGLTGALGTVAETRDGVYTGRLVGDLLHGRAKAHAVRALASREGLNLKRCTAYSDSANDIPMLSAVGTAVAVNPDGGLRDVARARGWEIRDFRTGRKAAKIGVPSVLGAGALAGAVAAGMAYRRR
- a CDS encoding sigma-70 family RNA polymerase sigma factor, producing MTVPTAVSRGPVFMFAERVFGRSSTVPVSRQASDDERAEAAKAEAWELVRAAQDGDTSAFGRLYDRYVDVVYRYVLFRLGDRDLAEDVTSETFLRALRRITSVSYQGRDVGAWFVTIARNLVLDHVKSSRFKLEVVTDEVTEPGSAPFSVGATAQAGPEQEAITRATRAELLRCVAELGDDQRECIILRFLQGLSVAETAAIMNRNEGAIKALQHRAVRRLAQLLPTGLR
- a CDS encoding DUF5667 domain-containing protein, with amino-acid sequence MRFARERAEIDRFARALEPSPVRRDGEFADELVLVGALRDLGAAGAPDLETRQRIRAEIAGRLETAAATPRRRWRPRTADLVAAALFLVLVLSGLTLVLSRSALPGDALYSVKRAGESTALGLTFGDQAKAQKHLEFATNRITELGELAREDASQADYRTAYDDFAADLKAGVAQLATVATSDGGGAQALADVRLWARNQAARLTSQPLPADATPVFGDVRDLLGKVQERTSGLVARLNCYEITTGTSDELGLLPATGECTARPAPAAGEQPSSGPSSSVPGESTAPLATGTQLPPSDAAATPGIPAPTGGVTPPPVYSGPTTSTRPPSTTPATSTPPLVSIPPLLPGLPPIVIG
- a CDS encoding glutaredoxin family protein: MAHEVTVMGREGCHLCEVAEAEVARICGELGVGWRAEDVDTDPEWRAEYGDRVPVILVDGAEHGYWRVEEDRLRRALA
- a CDS encoding AMP-binding protein; the protein is MSAPEGTTSGVGGLLSRAAATWPDHPAVRETGTGRVLTHRQLEAAAQVQAQVLADAGVEPGDPVALRLPTSADFAVAFFGALRAGAVVVPLSPQVPGPELGKLIEHSGAKVVIQRDAEAELPAGVSGLTPPGGPDGVVEFVDAGRAGEDIAVVSYTSGTTGPPRGVMLSHRALLANLEQISGVEGVLEHDDRVLLTIPLFHVYGLGPGLLQAVAVGATAVLSERFEAQRTLADCAELGVTTITGVPTMYAEFAALGADELRQGLATVRRMTSGAAPLHPKVLGAIREATGLDVFEGYGLTECAPVVTSTLVTGYPKPGSVGRPLPGIELRLVDSDGTDQAVPLDPDDVDDVFEAEGETGLVSIRGANLFSGYWPDGEHGPDAEGWFRTGDVGYLDVDGDLHLVDRANDLIIVNGFNVFPREVEEVIGQLPEVAEAAVVGVVDERSGEAVKAFVVPAAGAALSEQQVVDHCAGHLAGYKVPHLVEFAESLPHSATGKLRRLRLR